A segment of the Vibrio parahaemolyticus genome:
CTGTTTAATCGCCATTTTAAAACGTACAAAGGACTTACACCACGCGAGTACCGCCAGCATTATCAGCAGCGAATTCAGCCTTAATGGGAATGGTATGCAACTGCCAGTCAGAACGTGAAAAGAGTTACTCGACGGAAATTGATATGCAATTGGTATATTACTTGCAAAGTTTTTCAGGAATCATTATTAAGATTCAATGACAGTTAATTTAGGGAACTTGATTGCCATTTTTCTGTCATATCTCGTGAGTAATTTGACCGTGTCAGGAAGGTAATAATCGGTTTTAGGTGTCAAAAATGGCTGCAATAGAACCGTTTTTATCATTATGTTGTGAAATGAGTCACGGTTAAATAATTGGTTCCCTTATAGATTGAAGGGGATAAAAAACCTTAGACAATAAGCTCATAAAGAGCGTTACTTATAGAAGATGAGGGAGATTACTATGAAAAAAATGAGAAGAGCTCAGCTACATCGTGTTCGCATCCAGTACTGGAAAGATACGAAAGAAGCAACAGCTAAGAAATCATAGTTAACCATACTCGAAGTCCTTGAGCTGGCAATAGAATTCAAACGTTCTCTACGCATTGCCAGCTCCAAACACCACCAACACTTCAAATCTAATTTTAAATTCAGTTTCATCACCCATAAAAAAAGCCAGTCCGAAGACCAGCTTTCTCTAACGTATTTGCTTGCCTGCTATTACAGGTAGTTTGCGTCAAGCAAGTCGCCAGCTTTCGCGCTTTTCACTTCTGGACGAGCTTCTAACCAAGCAACGACTTGTGCTTTTTGCTCTTCTGTCGCGCTACCGTAACGTTCTGTAGAACATAGGAAGCCTTCAAATAGCTCCAGACCGCCGCCGCCAAAGCATAGACCTAGAGTATCAATGTAGTCGATAAAGTCATCAACGAATGCATCGTAACGGTCGAAGTCGTTGATGTCTGTTTCACAGCTGATCTCGAAACCTAGGATTGCGAACTCACCTAAGAACAGCTTTTTACGGATACGACGGTTCTTGTTATCGATTTTGTCTAATTTCATGATTCTCTCTCGTAGATGATTTGAGTACGTACACCTTATACCTTCTATCAGACTTTAGCCCAAGAAAAATCAGAATGAAGCGATACAGTTGGCGATTATGTAATCAAACCTAAGGATAGGTTGGCGTTGTTCACGATTTTTGAGCTTTGGAGTGTTGCATTGCTCGCTATGGGAAGTGAGAGAGGAGGAATATATGAAGAGTCGATAGGGATACGGAGTTGCCGCGTCTCGTTTATTGAGTGATCACATCATTGAAATACAAGTTTCATATAGATTGAGCATTTCTGTCATTTTTCTTCTCCAAACTTCTTGCCGTTCAACAATTTATTCACTAACTATAAGATCGGGAAAGTAAAAATGAGCAAGGAAACCTTCGACGCAACGCGTTATAACCAAAGCGATAACAAGCCTTTTGAAGAAGTACTAGAAGCGAGTCTATCTCGTCGTAGCATCTTAAAAGGTGGCCTTGGTATCAGCGCAATGACTGCGTTTGGTGCTTTTGGATTGGCGGGCTGTAACTCTTCGAGCTCTGGCACGTCGGCAAGTAACGGTTCTGGCGTTTCGAAAGCGGTACTTAACTTTGACTCAATTCCTGGCTCGTTGACTGATGCCGTTTCTATTCCACAGGGTTATACCGCTCAGGTACTGGTACCTTGGGGTACACCGCTGAATGCTCAAGGCAGCGCGTGGAAAAATGATGGCAGCAATACCAGCTCAGACCAACTTAACGCGTTGGGCATGCACCATGATGGCATGCACTTTTTCCCATTAAATGACAGTACGACCGACGGCCTGCTTTGCATCAACCATGAATACATTGATACATCAGCACT
Coding sequences within it:
- a CDS encoding YggL family protein, whose protein sequence is MKLDKIDNKNRRIRKKLFLGEFAILGFEISCETDINDFDRYDAFVDDFIDYIDTLGLCFGGGGLELFEGFLCSTERYGSATEEQKAQVVAWLEARPEVKSAKAGDLLDANYL